The following nucleotide sequence is from Candidatus Terasakiella magnetica.
CTCGTCTGCATCCATGTCTATCGACAATGTACCGAGACAAGGTTGCGGCCCTATCTGATGCCCTGATGGATGATAATGGTAATGCAGAAGCGTTTAACGCCCTTAGAGGCCTCATTAAAGAAGCGCGTGCTATCCCAACTGACAAAGAGCCGCAAATCGAGCTATACGGCGAGCTTCCGGCCCTAATCAAGCTGGCAAACAAAAACCCCACTGCCAAAAACAGTGAGGTTCTCGTTGAGTTGGTTGCGGGGGCCAGATACAACCTTTCCCCAACATTCAAATTCAGTGCCTGAACCTATTTCTTAAGGGTCTTGAGCGCAATTATACGGCTGCTATAAATCCATAGGTTCCAAGTTCGAAAACAATACTTCGTTTTGGTTGAGCTATATCCATACGAACTACAGTCGAACACACTTCTCACCAGAAGAATACCGATAGACCTCTCCCACGTTGGCTCAAATCTCATAGCTTTCGATAGTCTGATATCAAAACATAAGAGACAGCTGTTAAAGGTAAAGCAGACACACACTGGCATCAGATTCTTTAGGCCGAGTTTGACCCAAACCGAAAGAAAACCATGCTTGCTCATTTTTATTTTTAGATACTATTATCAGTTTTAAAACCTTAAACTGGATAGTTCAGTTACATACCCACAAAATATTGCATGAGTCTTGGTACCAGCGCTTTGAATTGTAGTGGACCTTCCGTTACGACGAGGCAGATACAATCTTCTGAGCTATCGGCAATGGGTTGATGATTTGTATCGTCATCTAAATCCGCGATATCACCTGCTTTAAAGCGGCCAATTTCATCACTAAATGACCCTTTAAGGACAAGTGTAAGTTCAGAACCACTGTGGCTATGCTCTGGAATTGTCACACCCGGTGATATTTTCAACAGACGAACGGAGCCGCTCCCAGCTTTCACCTCAGTTAAAGGAAAAGTTTTGATACCTGGTGCCATATTTTTCCATTTAATTTCGTTTAATTCAGATGGGATATATTGAGCCAACGGCATGGGAATATCGGATTTGTTTTGATCGTTTGCGGGTGTCAGTTTTTCTTTAGAAAAATCATCATCCAGCATTCCTAAAACTGTATCTAGTGCGCCAGATTGCATAGCAAGTTGCGTTTCATCTTCCAAAGCAACGCCCCCCAGACTTTCCATTTCTAT
It contains:
- a CDS encoding ChrR family anti-sigma-E factor; the encoded protein is MTIYHHLNDETLMAYAAGSVSESMSFVIATHLSLCPNCRNKVIEMESLGGVALEDETQLAMQSGALDTVLGMLDDDFSKEKLTPANDQNKSDIPMPLAQYIPSELNEIKWKNMAPGIKTFPLTEVKAGSGSVRLLKISPGVTIPEHSHSGSELTLVLKGSFSDEIGRFKAGDIADLDDDTNHQPIADSSEDCICLVVTEGPLQFKALVPRLMQYFVGM